A single uncultured Methanobrevibacter sp. DNA region contains:
- a CDS encoding 7-carboxy-7-deazaguanine synthase QueE — translation MRAPIIEIFSSFQGEGLFIGQRQIFVRFAGCNLNCNYCDTQNSKSENSGKLMTVEEVVTAIENIRTPDCHVISFTGGEPSLYPEFINEVASKTDLKILLETNGTLPEKISDIKKLDIVSLDIKLPEHFNNDFDEEVFFNEIKSVNLLMARSIMLYCKVVVLPSTKINLIQEVMEKLSNNISNKNKLQIIIQPSSPLKDWNNSNSKLFEFSEIVGRYFEVSTIPQVHKILNIE, via the coding sequence ATGAGGGCTCCGATAATTGAAATTTTTTCAAGCTTCCAAGGTGAAGGTCTTTTCATTGGACAAAGGCAGATATTTGTTAGATTTGCAGGTTGTAATTTAAATTGCAACTATTGCGATACTCAAAATAGTAAATCTGAAAATTCTGGCAAATTAATGACTGTTGAAGAAGTTGTAACAGCTATTGAAAATATTAGGACTCCTGATTGTCATGTGATTTCTTTTACTGGTGGTGAACCAAGTTTATATCCTGAATTTATTAATGAAGTTGCTAGTAAAACTGATTTAAAAATTCTTTTAGAAACAAATGGTACTTTACCTGAAAAAATCAGCGATATTAAAAAATTGGACATTGTGTCATTAGATATTAAATTACCTGAACATTTTAATAATGATTTTGATGAAGAGGTTTTTTTTAACGAAATCAAATCAGTAAATTTATTAATGGCAAGGTCTATAATGTTATATTGTAAAGTAGTTGTATTGCCTTCAACAAAAATAAATTTAATTCAAGAGGTAATGGAAAAATTATCTAATAATATTTCAAACAAAAATAAACTTCAAATAATTATCCAACCGTCTAGTCCTTTAAAGGACTGGAATAATTCTAATTCTAAATTATTTGAATTTTCAGAAATTGTTGGGCGATATTTTGAGGTATCCACCATTCCACAGGTGCATAAAATATTAAATATTGAGTAA